Proteins from one Streptomyces genisteinicus genomic window:
- a CDS encoding AI-2E family transporter, with translation MSSTPDHPAHPAPPPRGRDAPRVPGALRSAAAWSWRIIVVGALVFGVFSLLGRFHKLGVAVFLGLVITAVLRPVAGLLSRWMPRPAAVAVSLIGSLLLLLGLGALVGEAVAGERARLVDEFATGIDRIERWLEQPPFRLNPEALGDLRHRIGQFLSSHRSTVISTAISGADRLVEVLTVLALAVFCSVFFIHSGDRQWAWFRDELPPGARERVSVAGAAAWRTFTGYTHGILLVAAVNAVLVGIALYALGVPLAVPLALLEFVAAFVPLIGSPIALAVAAVVALAAKGPLVAGIVVALIVVIGQIEGHLLHPIVMSWAVRLHPVVVALAVIGGAVAAGVIGAVAAVPLVAVAWSVRQALRAAPKAAAPSGQPPSGPDPGS, from the coding sequence ATGTCCAGCACTCCGGACCACCCCGCACACCCGGCCCCGCCACCGCGCGGGCGCGACGCGCCGCGCGTGCCCGGGGCACTGCGCTCCGCGGCCGCCTGGTCCTGGCGGATCATCGTCGTGGGCGCGCTGGTGTTCGGCGTCTTCTCCCTGCTCGGCCGGTTCCACAAACTCGGTGTCGCCGTCTTCCTCGGGCTGGTGATCACCGCCGTGCTCCGCCCGGTGGCGGGCCTGCTGTCCCGCTGGATGCCGAGGCCCGCGGCGGTGGCCGTGTCCCTGATCGGCAGCCTGCTGCTGCTCCTCGGGCTCGGCGCGCTGGTCGGCGAGGCGGTGGCGGGCGAGCGGGCGAGGCTGGTGGACGAGTTCGCCACCGGGATCGACCGGATCGAGCGCTGGCTGGAGCAGCCGCCGTTCCGGCTGAACCCGGAAGCCCTCGGGGATCTCCGGCACCGCATCGGCCAGTTCCTGTCCAGCCACCGCTCCACGGTCATCAGCACCGCGATCAGCGGGGCGGACCGCCTGGTGGAGGTGCTGACGGTGCTCGCGCTCGCGGTGTTCTGCTCGGTCTTCTTCATCCACTCCGGGGACCGGCAGTGGGCGTGGTTCCGGGACGAGCTGCCCCCTGGGGCCCGCGAGAGGGTGTCGGTCGCCGGGGCCGCGGCCTGGCGCACGTTCACCGGCTACACCCACGGCATCCTGCTCGTGGCCGCGGTCAACGCGGTCCTGGTCGGCATCGCCCTGTACGCGCTCGGTGTGCCGCTGGCCGTGCCGCTGGCGCTCCTGGAGTTCGTCGCCGCGTTCGTCCCGCTCATCGGGTCGCCCATCGCGCTCGCGGTCGCGGCGGTGGTGGCGCTGGCGGCCAAGGGACCGCTGGTGGCCGGGATCGTGGTGGCGCTGATCGTGGTGATCGGGCAGATCGAGGGGCATCTGCTGCACCCGATCGTGATGAGCTGGGCGGTCCGGCTGCACCCCGTGGTCGTGGCGCTGGCCGTGATCGGGGGCGCGGTGGCCGCCGGGGTGATCGGCGCGGTGGCCGCCGTACCGCTGGTGGCCGTCGCCTGGTCCGTGCGCCAGGCCCTGCGGGCCGCTCCGAAGGCCGCCGCACCCTCCGGGCAGCCCCCCTCCGGCCCGGATCCGGGCAGCTGA